The Deltaproteobacteria bacterium region GATGAGCTGCTCGTTGAGGGCGCGGAATCCTGCCACTGGCATGAAGACTTCACCTCTTACCACCACCAGAGCAGGAGCTCCGCTGCCCAGGCTATTTGGAATGGAGGGCAGTGCTCTGATATTGAAGGTAATATCTTCACCGGTAAAACCATCACCTCTGGTGGCGGCTCGCTGCAGCCGGCGGTTTTCGTAGACTAATTCAATCGAGACCCCATCCACCTTCGGTTGTACCAGATAGTCGGCATTAAGATCGGCGGCTGTTTCAGATACCCTCCTTAGAAAATCCTCGAGGATGTGGACTTCATGAGATGATTCCAGGCTGAGCATGGCTTGGTAATGGCGCACTGGCACAAATGGCTCAGAGGGCTCCGCGCCAACTCTTTGTGTGGGAGAGTCCGGGGTGACCAGTTGAGGGTAGATTGCTTCGAGGTGCTGCAGTTCCTGGAAGAGTTTATCATAGGCAGCATCCGAGATCTCAGGATCATTGAGGCGATAATAGCGGTAGTTGTGATAGTGGATCTGCTCGCGAAGTTCGGCAACTCGCTGGCGGACATGCTCCGGAACTCTTTCGGTGGTATCAGGCACAACTCTTCTCCAGAATTTGGTAAAGGTTCACAGAGTTGCAGACTTTTCTGTTGTCGCGGTGTTCAGATTGAGCTCCCAGTTGCTGCTCGGATGAGACCGAAACAGCCCGAGAGCATCATATCACCGTGGGGAGCGGCGAAGTAATAGCCCAGGCCGTGGGCCAGGCTGCGCCTGGGCCCAGTTACCACTACGTGAGAAAAAGTGCTCATCTCCTTTGCCTCCGGAAGGAAAAGACAGCCGTGTCCCTGGTCAGCAAACACTTCTTCGTTGCCGAGCAGTCCCTGTCGAAACTTTTCCAGGTGCTCCCTCAATTTGTCCCGACTGAGACGGCCGGTGTGGTGTTCATAGATGCCGACCACCCTGTTTTTTGCCACCAGTGCTGCCACGGTATGCTGATTTCCCAGGTTCACCACCAGCACACCTGCATCCTGCCAGCTTGCGGCAAGAGGATCACATAAGGCTCCCATTATGGCAGCAGCCCCGGTATCCATGAGCAAAGCTCCGGGAGCGTCCTGCTGCACAGCGCGCATACGTGTCAGGTAGTCAGGCGGTTCTTGGTAGGCGAGATGCTCGAGCAAGCCGCCCCTTTGCAGAAAATCATGCCACTGGCGGAAACGAAAGAGGCGATTGCTTGCTTGTGGTGAGAAGCCGTGGTCCTGAACCGCCACGGCAATGTTTTCAGGGAGCTTTTCCTCGAAAAGGGCCAGGGCCTTGGAGAGAGCGGCCCTGTCTACATCGCCCATGTGGACGGTGCAGCTCTTCCCGGGCGGTTCCTCTGTGAGAGTGATGCCAAGGTCTTTCACGTATTGCAGATTGTCGTGAATGGTGAGGGCGGCTCGTGGATTGGCATATACTTCCAAACCGGCAGCAAGGTGCTGCTGAATGGCTTGCACACACGCTCCACCTCCCATGAGATTGCCGCTGAGATACAGCGTCAGGCCTCGAGCAGTACAACGCTCGATACGTCGAGATACCACAACCGTAGGCGAGGGAAGAACCAGCTTGAAGCAGTTTTCCACAGGCTGATGCGGCCGCCACAACAAGATGTCCTGCGTCCCGCCGCCAATGTCCATGGCTAGGACGCCAAGGTCTTGCTTTTCTCTATCTGCAAAGGGATGCGGGGCGCCCATGGCACAGAGGTCCTTTGCCGTCAATGTTTGAGCCCTATTGCGTAGTACAAATTCTCCTGGCGGCGGCCCCAGGAGGTATCATGATATTTCCGTCGGATCTTGCCTGCATTTTGAGGCAGCAGCCAGTTTATGATGCCTGCCAAATGGTGTACAGGAGCCTCAGATGGACATTCTCATTATGCCTCAGGAAGCAGCTGAGAGCAACCGAGTCGGGATATGGGGATGCGGCCGTTGGCCAGGTGGTCAGCGCACTGCGAAGGCTGGGGCGAGACATGTCAGTCAGTCAGGTGCAGTTGGTCATAGAGATTGGCAGAGAATTCCAGAACAGTTTTGACTGCGAGGCCACAGGATCTCTTGAAGCTTGGCAGATCGAACCCAGGACGCCATTTCAAAGTGAAGAGTTCATCAGAGACCACCAGCAAACCCGTGAGTCTTATTCCCCGGTAGCGGGCAATCCTCATGAGAGCAGACATTTCCATCTCAACAGCAATTGCGCCAGCAGCACCGTAAGTTGTCACCTTGCGGGCGGTTTCTCTATAAAATGCGTCTGTGGTCCAAACTTGGCCGGTGTGGAGACGACTACCCTTATGAGCGCAAAAGTCGAGAAGCTTGGCGGTCAGATAGTGGTCCGGCTCGAACTTGTGGTCAGCACAGGGATAATGCAGGGAGGTGCCCTCTTCACTCAGGGCAGCTGTTGGCAGGAACCAGTCGCCGATCCGCACACTTTCCCGTAGAGAACCGCACCAACCCAGGACAACAATTGCCCTGCTGCCCAGGGCAATGAGATTTTCCAAGACCATTGCCGCTTGCGGTGCGCCCAGAACAGGTCCGGCCACAGTAATTAGCCTGGAATCAAAGGTCACTTCAAGGATGCGAGAATTTGCAAGTTTGCGGCCGCTTCCTTTGACTGCATGCCCCCGTTGTAAAATTCTGCTCAGGTCCGCTTCGCTGGCTGCCATTAGTGCAATCGGTGCGGTCGCTCTTTGTTGGCTGCCTCGTGCTACTTTAATTATCGCTCTATCATCGATGAACATGACCCGGAAACACAAAAGCGAAGACAACGGACCGCATCTCCACGACCGGTTCTCTTCGCTCAGGCGCACACACCAGAGGTGAACGCCGGGAAGTCGCCCTATTCAAGGCTTTCGCCCAGAGTTGACCAACTGTGCCGAAACACTTATTTTACTGCTTCCTTGAGTTTGCTCCCTGCCTTGAACTTTACAACCTTGGTAGCCTTTATCTTGATTTTCTTGCCGGTTTGGGGATTTCTTCCTTCTCTAGCGGCTCTCTTGGCCACGCTGAAGGTGCCAAAGCCGACGAGGGTTACCTTGTCTCCCTTGCGCAGAGCGCCGCTGACGCCCTCGAGAAAGCCTGCTAGAGCCTTCTCTGCCGCAGCTTTGGTGATCCCCGCACTATCCG contains the following coding sequences:
- a CDS encoding DUF1786 domain-containing protein — translated: MGAPHPFADREKQDLGVLAMDIGGGTQDILLWRPHQPVENCFKLVLPSPTVVVSRRIERCTARGLTLYLSGNLMGGGACVQAIQQHLAAGLEVYANPRAALTIHDNLQYVKDLGITLTEEPPGKSCTVHMGDVDRAALSKALALFEEKLPENIAVAVQDHGFSPQASNRLFRFRQWHDFLQRGGLLEHLAYQEPPDYLTRMRAVQQDAPGALLMDTGAAAIMGALCDPLAASWQDAGVLVVNLGNQHTVAALVAKNRVVGIYEHHTGRLSRDKLREHLEKFRQGLLGNEEVFADQGHGCLFLPEAKEMSTFSHVVVTGPRRSLAHGLGYYFAAPHGDMMLSGCFGLIRAATGSSI
- a CDS encoding nucleoside phosphorylase, translated to MAASEADLSRILQRGHAVKGSGRKLANSRILEVTFDSRLITVAGPVLGAPQAAMVLENLIALGSRAIVVLGWCGSLRESVRIGDWFLPTAALSEEGTSLHYPCADHKFEPDHYLTAKLLDFCAHKGSRLHTGQVWTTDAFYRETARKVTTYGAAGAIAVEMEMSALMRIARYRGIRLTGLLVVSDELFTLKWRPGFDLPSFKRSCGLAVKTVLEFSANLYDQLHLTD
- a CDS encoding HU family DNA-binding protein, whose product is MTKADLVAKMADSAGITKAAAEKALAGFLEGVSGALRKGDKVTLVGFGTFSVAKRAAREGRNPQTGKKIKIKATKVVKFKAGSKLKEAVK